The Arachis hypogaea cultivar Tifrunner chromosome 14, arahy.Tifrunner.gnm2.J5K5, whole genome shotgun sequence genome has a segment encoding these proteins:
- the LOC112744701 gene encoding protein trichome birefringence-like 19: protein MKFQVMELLFGKNTPKQMIPKVTLLAVFAILVFTVTPLSYPLFRYSSSSSYLKKNSDKASSAFDDLNQFSQSLPSTSVKKCDIFSGEWVPNPKAPYYTNKTCWAIHEHQNCMKYGRPDSEFMKWRWKPNGCDLPVFNPFQFLELVRGKSLAFVGDSVGRNQMQSMICLLSRAEWPIDVSLTRDDYFMRWKYPSYNFTMASFWTPHLVRSHEGAKGPSQTGLYSLYLDEPDEKWITQIQDFDYIILNGGHWFTRSMVFYENQKLVGCHYCLLENVPDLTMYYGYRKAFRTAFRAINNLENFKGITYLRTFSPSHFENGLWNQGGDCVRTKPFRSNETQLEGLNLEFYMIQLEEFKVAEKEARKKGLRLRLLDTTQATLLRPDGHPSRFGHWPNENVTLYNDCVHWCLPGPIDTWSDFLLEMLKMEGVRSAQEKLHFRTN from the exons aTGAAGTTCCAAGTAATGGAGCTTCTATTTGGAAAGAACACACCAAAACAAATGATTCCAAAAGTAACACTTCTTGCAGTGTTTGCCATTCTTGTATTCACAGTCACACCATTATCCTACCCTTTATTCAGatactcttcttcttcatcataccTAAAGAAGAATAGTGATAAAGCATCATCAGCATTTGATGATTTGAACCAATTCTCACAAAGCTTGCCTTCAACTTCAGTGAAGAAATGTGACATCTTCAGTGGTGAGTGggtcccaaatccaaaggcaccATATTACACAAACAAAACATGTTGGGCAATTCATGAACACCAGAATTGCATGAAGTATGGTAGACCTGATTCTGAGTTCATGAAATGGAGGTGGAAGCCTAATGGTTGTGACTTACCAGTATTCAACCCTTTTCAGTTCCTTGAACTTGTTAGAGGCAAATCTTTGGCTTTTGTTGGAGATTCTGTTGGAAGAAATCAGATGCAATCCATGATTTGCCTTCTTTCAAGG GCAGAATGGCCCATAGATGTGTCATTAACAAGAGATGACTATTTCATGAGGTGGAAATATCCAAGCTACAATTTCACCATGGCATCTTTTTGGACACCCCATTTGGTAAGATCCCATGAAGGTGCAAAAGGACCAAGCCAAACAGGCCTTTACAGCCTTTACCTTGATGAGCCTGATGAGAAATGGATAACCCAAATTCAAGACTTTGACTACATCATTCTCAATGGAGGCCATTGGTTCACAAGGTCAATGGTCTTCTATGAGAATCAAAAACTTGTTGGCTGCCATTATTGCCTCTTAGAAAATGTCCCTGACCTAACCATGTACTATGGTTATAGAAAGGCATTTAGGACTGCTTTTAGGGCAATCAATAACCTAGAGAATTTTAAGGGCATCACATATCTTAGGACATTTTCACCCTCACATTTTGAGAATGGGTTGTGGAATCAAGGTGGGGATTGTGTTAGGACTAAGCCATTTAGGAGCAATGAGACACAATTAGAGGGTCTTAATTTGGAGTTTTATATGATCCAATTAGAAGAGTTTAAGGTTGCTGAAAAGGAAGCTAGAAAGAAGGGATTGAGATTAAGGTTGCTTGACACAACACAAGCAACATTGTTGAGACCAGATGGGCATCCAAGTAGGTTTGGTCATTGGCCCAATGAGAATGTGACATTGTACAATGATTGTGTTCATTGGTGCTTGCCTGGTCCTATTGACACGTGGAGTGATTTCCTGCTTGAAATGTTGAAGATGGAGGGTGTGAGATCAGCTCAAGAGAAGCTTCATTTCAGAACAAATTAA